The following are encoded together in the Flavihumibacter fluvii genome:
- a CDS encoding Gfo/Idh/MocA family protein — MPVPVLSRRKFVADSAITLGGLAAMNIPFLATAAELAADPIRIGLIGSGSRGSGLANTIKDLPGAQIVACCDIIPEHLQNGLAEAVKGAKGYSDYRKLLDDKNIQAVIIATPHYLHAPMSIDALEAGKHVYLEKSLAFSIPQTLELVKKVEASTLVFQVGYQYRYYPLYHRVKEIIGQNWLGKITHFESQYNRNSNWRVPVSDPKMERALNWRMYREYCGGPLSELCAHQIDMVNYLVGEHPLKVIGMGGVNYWKDGRDTYDNVHTIYEYPGGVKSAVYSVLSNAFNGYSIKVFGDKATVEIQREKAFIYAESFDHAKGVVDGVSGATIEAITQGKAIELQVYKEGMKEEEPTITALRDFIDCIRNKKKPVSNVQTARDTSIAILMGNAAMDTNTLQNWKPEYSK, encoded by the coding sequence ATGCCTGTGCCTGTTTTATCAAGACGGAAATTTGTAGCTGATTCAGCTATTACACTGGGCGGACTCGCCGCTATGAACATACCATTCCTGGCAACTGCAGCGGAATTGGCTGCAGATCCGATACGAATCGGGTTAATAGGCTCAGGAAGCCGTGGATCCGGACTGGCCAATACCATCAAAGACCTTCCGGGAGCGCAGATCGTGGCCTGTTGTGATATTATCCCTGAGCATTTGCAGAACGGGTTAGCTGAAGCAGTAAAAGGTGCTAAGGGATATAGCGATTACCGTAAACTGCTTGACGATAAAAATATCCAGGCGGTTATCATTGCAACGCCACATTACCTCCATGCTCCTATGAGTATTGATGCACTGGAGGCAGGTAAACATGTATACCTTGAAAAGTCGCTTGCCTTCAGCATTCCTCAGACCCTTGAACTTGTAAAAAAAGTAGAAGCATCCACACTTGTTTTCCAGGTAGGATATCAATACCGGTATTATCCATTATACCATCGGGTGAAAGAGATCATCGGACAAAACTGGCTGGGAAAAATTACGCATTTTGAGAGCCAGTACAATCGAAATTCGAACTGGCGGGTTCCTGTATCCGATCCTAAAATGGAAAGGGCATTAAACTGGCGCATGTATCGTGAATATTGCGGTGGGCCTTTATCTGAACTTTGCGCACACCAGATCGATATGGTCAATTATTTGGTGGGTGAACATCCGCTTAAAGTAATCGGAATGGGTGGCGTCAATTACTGGAAAGATGGCCGGGATACTTACGATAATGTTCATACGATTTATGAATATCCGGGTGGCGTAAAATCGGCTGTCTATTCTGTTTTATCCAATGCCTTCAATGGGTATAGTATCAAGGTGTTTGGAGATAAGGCAACGGTAGAGATCCAACGGGAGAAGGCCTTTATTTATGCAGAATCATTCGACCATGCAAAAGGTGTGGTGGATGGTGTAAGCGGGGCTACGATCGAAGCTATTACCCAGGGTAAAGCAATTGAACTACAAGTTTATAAAGAGGGCATGAAGGAAGAAGAGCCTACCATCACTGCCCTGCGGGATTTTATCGATTGTATCCGCAACAAAAAGAAGCCGGTTTCCAATGTGCAGACTGCAAGAGATACCTCCATTGCCATTTTAATGGGTAATGCAGCCATGGATACCAATACTCTTCAGAATTGGAAACCTGAATATTCGAAGTAA